A genomic window from Camelina sativa cultivar DH55 chromosome 2, Cs, whole genome shotgun sequence includes:
- the LOC104745267 gene encoding probable disease resistance protein At5g66890, producing the protein MDFDALPHNLRECFLDMASFLEDQKIIASTIIDLWSELYGKESCLCMTYLQELASHNLLQLLPLGRNECENSFYSELLVKQDNFLREFAINQCQTEPIFERKRLNLEIQENKFPNWCLNPKHPIVITASLLAISTDYLFSSGWGEMYCPNVEALVLNLSSSNYALPNFIATMEKLKVVIIINHGLDPAKVTNLSCLSSLPNLKRIRFEKVSINLLDIPYLQLISLEKLSLWLCHVVETVNETEVDVSETLQSLQEIEIDYCYNLVDLPYWIYQVVSLKKLSVTNCNKLCRVLEAICNLRNLEVLRLSGCTSLIELPKTIEKLSNLRFLDVSGGFQLQKLPLEIGNLQKLETISMKDCYRCVLPDSVKHLENLEVKCDEETAFLWKRLKRKMKNLTITEQETEHNLNLLQLF; encoded by the exons ATGGACTTTGATGCCTTGCCTCACAATCTTAGAGAGTGTTTCTTGGACATGGCCTCGTTTCTTGAAGACCAAAAGATAATAGCTTCCACAATAATTGACTTATGGTCTGAATTATACGGCAAAGAGAGTTGTCTTTGTATGACTTACCTCCAAGAGCTCGCCTCTCACAATCTCCTTCAACTTCTTCCTCTAGG GAGGAATGAGTGTGAGAATAGTTTCTACAGTGAGCTCTTGGTCAAACAAGACAACTTCCTTAGAGAATTTGCTATAAATCAATGCCAGACAGAACCAATCTTCGAGAGGAAAAGATTAAACTTGGagatacaagaaaacaaattcccAAACTGGTGTTTGAATCCAAAACATCCTATCGTTATTACTGCATCTCTCTTAGCTATCTCTACTG attatttattttcatcagGTTGGGGTGAAATGTATTGTCCAAATGTTGAGGCTTTAGTTCTTAATCTCTCTTCATCTAACTATGCATTACCAAACTTCATTGCTACAATGGAGAAACTGAAAGTTGTGATTATCATTAATCATGGTCTTGATCCTGCAAAAGTAACCAATTTGTCGTGTCTCAGCTCATTACCAAACCTGAAACGGATTAGATTCGAGAAAGTTTCAATCAATCTGCTTGACATTCCCTATTTGCAACTTATAAGTCTTGAGAAGCTGTCATTATGGTTGTGTCACGTTGTTGAGACTGTCAACGAGACAGAAGTTGATGTTTCTGAAACTTTACAGAGTTTACAGGAAATCGAAATTGATTACTGCTACAATCTTGTTGACTTGCCTTATTGGATCTATCAAGTTGTTTCACTGAAGAAGCTTAGCGTCACAAACTGTAACAAGCTTTGCAGAGTCCTAGAAGCTATATGCAACTTGAGGAACCTTGAAGTGTTGAGACTGAGTGGTTGCACTAGTCTCATTGAGCTGCCTAAAACGATTGAGAAACTCAGCAATTTGCGGTTTCTTGATGTTTCTGGTGGCTTCCAACTGCAAAAATTGCCTCTAGAAATTGGAAATCTGCAGAAACTTGAAACGATTTCGATGAAAGATTGTTATCGATGCGTATTACCGGATTCAGTGAAGCATCTAGAGAATCTTGAAGTGAAATGCGACGAAGAGACTGCGTTCTTGTGGAAACGATTGAAACGAAAAATGAAGAATTTAACAATAACagaacaagaaacagaacataacCTCAACTTGCTTCAACTGTTCTAG
- the LOC104745246 gene encoding probable disease resistance protein At5g66910 produces the protein MNDWLSLGLGSIGGALVSGGMKLLISEAKKVIAFKSVSEELASTMISLLPVVNQIESMQDGVELKDLKVTIVEALVLVQKCSLVKDWNVVKKSKYTKEVEEINRKMLKFCQIQLQLLMVRNQLKSMPSMEAIESYFQIINEKLDLLSVVSSPSLAFTKRCSVPKLNMNLVGLDWPLMDLKKRVLDDSVVNLVVYGPPGCGKTTLVTQLCHDEDIKRVFKKIFFCVVSCTPNFRAIVQNLLQDNGYGAITFDDDSQAETGLRELLEELTEHGPILLVLDDVWQGSEFFLRKFQIDLPGYKTLVTSRSDFSSLWSTYHLKPLKDEDARSLLIQWASPPHHISVDDEYEDLLQKILKRCNGFPLVIEVVGISLRGKALYLWKGQVESWSEGETILSNPTVLQRLQPSFNALQPHLKECFLVMGSFLEDQKIWASLIIDICVELFGRGSSSSTNVYMKYLNDLASQNLLKLVPLGTNEHEDGFYSELLVTQHDILRELAIYQSELEPILERKKLNLEIREDNYPDWCVNLSQPINARLLSISTDDLFSSRWVKLDFPNVEALVLNLSSLDYTLPSFITKMKKLKVLTITNHGFYPARLTNFSCLSSLPNLKRIRLEKVSVTLLDIPLLQLGSLKKLSLVMCSFGDVFYETDKIDLSKALPSLQEIEIDYCYDLDELPYWVSEVVSLKTLSITNCNKLSTLPEAIGNLSKLEMLRLRSCINLSELPEATERLSNLRFLDISHCLGLRKLPQEIGKLQKLKKISMKKCPGCELPDSVRNLENLVVKCDEETGFLWERLKRRMRNLRVQEEEETEQNLNLFQMF, from the exons atGAACGATTGGCTTAGTTTGGGATTAGGCTCAATTGGGGGAGCTTTGGTCTCCGGAGGGATGAAACTTTTGATTTCAGAGGCCAAAAAGGTGATAGCTTTCAAATCTGTGTCTGAAGAGCTCGCATCCACGATGATCTCGTTGCTTCCGGTGGTCAATCAGATCGAGTCGATGCAAGATGGTGTGGAACTAAAAGATCTTAAGGTAACGATCGTTGAAGCTCTTGTATTGGTTCAGAAGTGTTCACTTGTCAAGGATTGGAATGTAGTAAAAAAATCTAAGTATACGAAAGAAGTTGAGGAAATCAATAGGAAGATGCTCAAGTTCTGTCAGATTCAGCTACAGCTTCTTATGGTTAGGAACCAGTTGAAGTCTATGCCTTCCATGGAAGCCATTGAAAGTTATTTCCAAATCATCAATGAGAAGCTCGACCTTTTGAGTGTTGTTTCTTCTCCCTCTCTTGCTTTTACCAAGCGTTGTTCTGTTCCTAAGCTTAATATGAATCTTGTTGGATTGGATTGGCCATTGATGGATTTAAAGAAGAGGGTCCTTGACGATTCTGTGGTTAATCTTGTTGTCTATGGTCCTCCTGGTTGCGGGAAGACCACGCTCGTTACTCAGCTCTGTCACGATGAAGATatcaaaa GAGTATTCAAGAAAATCTTCTTTTGCGTTGTGTCGTGTACTCCTAATTTCAGAGCCATAGTACAAAATTTGCTACAAGACAACGGTTACGGAGCTATTACATTTGATGATGATTCTCAAGCAGAAACTGGCTTAAGAGAGCTTCTGGAGGAACTCACTGAACATGGTCCTATATTGTTGGTGTTGGATGATGTGTGGCAAGGATCAGAGTTCTTTCTTCGGAAATTTCAAATTGACTTACCGGGTTATAAGACTTTGGTGACTTCTCGTTCTGACTTTTCGAGTTTATGGTCCACTTATCATTTGAAACCTTTGAAAGATGAAGATGCTAGGTCCCTTCTCATTCAGTGGGCATCTCCGCCTCATCACATATCTGTAGATGATGAGTATGAAGATCTTCTCCAGAAG ATATTGAAACGTTGCAATGGATTCCCTCTTGTTATTGAAGTAGTCGGCATTTCACTAAGAGGAAAAGCTCTGTATTTATGGAAAGGCCAAGTGGAAAGCTGGTCTGAAGGGGAAACAATTCTTAGTAATCCTACTGTGCTACAACGTCTTCAGCCTAGCTTCAATGCCCTGCAACCCCATCTTAAAGAGTGTTTCTTGGTCATGGGTTCATTTCTTGAAGACCAAAAGATATGGGCTTCGCTTATAATTGACATATGTGTGGAATTATTTGGTAGAGGTAGTAGCAGCAGTACCAACGTGTACATGAAGTACCTTAATGACCTTGCTTCTCAGAATCTGCTTAAACTTGTTCCTCTCGG GACAAATGAGCACGAAGACGGATTCTACAGTGAGTTGTTAGTCACTCAACATGATATTCTGAGGGAGTTGGCTATTTATCAAAGTGAATTGGAACCAATcctggaaagaaaaaaactaaatctgGAGATACGAGAGGACAACTATCCGGACTGGTGTGTGAATCTAAGTCAACCTATCAATGCTAGACTTTTGTCCATCTCTACGG atGATTTGTTCTCATCAAGGTGGGTGAAATTGGATTTCCCTAATGTTGAGGCTTTAGTTCTTAATCTATCTTCATTAGACTATACATTACCAAGCTTCATTACTAAAATGAAGAAGCTAAAAGTTCTGACAATCACAAACCACGGTTTTTATCCAGCAAGATTGACAAATTTTTCATGTCTAAGCTCATTGCCAAACTTGAAACGGATTAGATTGGAGAAAGTTTCAGTAACTTTGCTAGACATTCCACTATTGCAACTCGGCAGTCTCAAGAAGCTATCTTTGGTTATGTGTAGTTTTGGTGATGTTTTCTACGAGACAGATAAAATAGATCTCTCTAAAGCTCTACCGAGTCTACAAGAGATTGAAATAGACTACTGCTATGATCTTGATGAGTTACCGTATTGGGTCTCTGAAGTTGTTTCATTGAAGACTCTTAGCATCACAAACTGTAACAAGCTCTCTACACTTCCAGAAGCTATAGGCAACTTGAGTAAACTGGAAATGTTGAGGCTTCGTTCTTGTATTAATCTCTCTGAGCTGCCTGAAGCGACTGAGAGACTCAGCAACTTGCGGTTTCTAGATATTTCTCATTGCTTAGGATTGAGAAAGTTGCCTCAAGAGATTGGCAAACTGCAGAAGCTTAAAAAGATCTCTATGAAGAAGTGTCCGGGATGCGAGTTACCGGATTCAGTGAGGAACCTAGAGAATCTGGTGGTCAAATGCGATGAAGAAACAGGATTCTTGTGGGAGAGGTTGAAGCGAAGAATGAGAAATTTGAGAGttcaagaggaggaggaaacagagcaaaacctGAACTTATTTCAAATGTTTTAA
- the LOC104745236 gene encoding L-ascorbate oxidase homolog — protein sequence MKMASRKTTSLLHLLLLLGALTLLSSLVIVKGESPYKFYTWTATYGIISPLGVPQQVILINGQFPGPKLDVVTNDNIILNLINKLDQPFLLTWNGIKQRKNSWQDGVLGTNCPIPPNSNFTYKFQTKDQIGTFNYFPSTAFHKAAGGFGAINVYARPGIPIPYPIPTADFTLLVGDWFKTNHKTLQQRLDSGGVLPFPDGMLINGQTQTTFSGDQGKTYMLRISNVGLSSTFNFRIQGHTMKVVEVEGSHVIQTDYDSLDIHVGQSLAVLVTLNQSPKDYYMAASSRFIRSKLSVMGLLRYSNSHVPASGDPPALPPGELVWSMRQARTFRWNLTANAARPNPQGSFHYGKITPTKSFVFANSAPLINGKQRYAVNGVSYVNSETPLKLADHFGISGVFTNAIQNVPSNSPPTVATSVVQTSLHDFLEIVFQNNEKSMQSWHLDGYDFWVVGFGSGQWTPAKRSLYNLVDGLTRHTTQVYPNSWTAILVSLDNQGMWNMRSAIWERQYSGQQFYMRVWNPVQSLANEYNPPDNLQLCGKAVGRHP from the exons ATGAAAATGGcatcaagaaaaacaacatccttgcttcatcttcttcttctccttggagCTTTGACTCTTTTGAGCAGTTTGGTTATAGTCAAAGGAGAAAGCCCTTACAAGTTCTACACTTGGACTGCTACTTATGGCATTATCTCTCCTCTTGGTGTTCCTCAACAG GTTATTCTCATCAATGGTCAGTTTCCTGGTCCAAAGCTTGATGTTGTGACCAATGACAACATCATCCTCAACCTCATCAACAAACTTGACCAGCCTTTCCTCTTAACCTG GAATGGGATTAAACAGAGGAAGAACTCATGGCAAGATGGTGTCTTGGGAACAAACTGTCCGATCCCACCAAACTCAAACTTCACTTACAAATTCCAAACCAAAGATCAGATTGGAACTTTCAATTACTTCCCTTCAACCGCTTTTCACAAAGCCGCCGGTGGATTCGGAGCCATCAATGTCTATGCAAGACCTGGTATCCCAATTCCTTACCCTATCCCAACCGCGGATTTCACTTTACTCGTTGGTGATTGGTTCAAAACCAACCACAAAACGCTTCAGCAACGTTTGGATTCTGGTGGTGTTCTTCCATTCCCTGATGGGATGCTCATTAATGGACAAACTCAAACCACATTTTCAGGCGACCAAG GGAAGACTTACATGTTAAGAATCTCCAATGTTGGGTTATCAAGCACTTTCAATTTCAGAATCCAAGGACATACTATGAAAGTAGTTGAAGTTGAAGGCTCTCATGTTATTCAAACTGATTATGATTCTCTTGACATTCATGTTGGCCAGTCTCTAGCTGTTCTTGTGACTTTAAACCAATCTCCTAAAGATTATTACATGGCTGCAAGCAGCCGGTTTATAAGAAGCAAACTTTCTGTTATGGGTTTGTTGCGTTACTCGAACTCTCATGTCCCAGCTTCTGGTGATCCCCCTGCTCTTCCACCTGGAGAGCTTGTTTGGTCCATGAGACAAGCCAGAACATTCAG GTGGAACTTAACAGCAAATGCAGCAAGACCAAACCCTCAAGGATCATTCCACTATGGAAAAATCACTCCAACGAAGTCGTTTGTTTTCGCTAATTCAGCTCCTTTGATTAACGGAAAGCAAAGATATGCAGTGAATGGAGTCTCTTATGTGAACTCGGAGACGCCTCTTAAACTCGCTGATCACTTTGGCATCTCTGGTGTTTTCACTAACGCCATTCAAAACGTTCCTTCTAACTCTCCTCCAACTGTTGCAACATCAGTTGTGCAAACATCTCTGCATGATTTCCTTGAAATTGTGTTTCAGAACAATGAGAAATCAATGCAGTCTTGGCATCTTGACGGTTATGACTTCTGGGTCGTTGG GTTTGGTTCTGGACAATGGACACCTGCAAAAAGATCACTCTACAATCTTGTTGATGGTCTTACACGACACACAACTCAG GTCTACCCAAACTCTTGGACAGCGATCTTGGTGTCATTGGACAATCAAGGGATGTGGAATATGAGATCAGCGATATGGGAAAGACAATACTCGGGACAACAGTTTTATATGAGAGTATGGAATCCAGTACAGAGTCTTGCAAATGAATACAACCCTCCTGATAATCTTCAACTCTGTGGCAAAGCTGTTGGACGACACCCTTAG
- the LOC104745274 gene encoding LOB domain-containing protein 36-like, producing the protein MASSSSPCAACKFLRRKCTQECVFAPYFPPDQPQKFSFVHKVFGASNVAKLLNELASNQREDAVNSLFYEAEARLRDPVYGCVGLISILQHRLKQLQHDLENAKKELATYVGPQAMLPILQPPPQPHFMSLPPQPPQRPSSSSASVLTQHHHNLLPMMAIPTGQLYQQQQQQQQQIFEAQQLAAVAREQQNEMFRAYGGGGGGSSSPHHQNQAQVEILRFNNGFDSIPTGSVTVTGFNQLSSGGTAVTGMSLGGNFVDDSPSTNNNYHTDQQLHHHHHHQHQQQQHHEAQLFIPTQSSQPLPLQTQETQTQTQPNSESEEGRRSVIG; encoded by the coding sequence atggcGTCTTCAAGCTCTCCTTGCGCAGCTTGTAAATTCTTGAGAAGAAAATGCACTCAAGAATGCGTATTCGCTCCATATTTCCCACCAGACCAACCTCAAAAATTCTCATTCGTTCACAAAGTCTTTGGAGCAAGTAACGTCGCTAAGCTTCTCAACGAGCTCGCATCTAACCAAAGAGAAGACGCCGTAAACTCTCTATTCTACGAAGCCGAAGCTCGACTACGCGATCCTGTTTACGGTTGCGTCGGTTTGATCTCAATCCTTCAACACCGTCTTAAACAGCTTCAACACGATCTTGAAAACGCCAAGAAAGAGCTCGCTACGTACGTTGGTCCTCAAGCTATGCTCCCTATTCTCCAACCGCCTCCTCAACCGCATTTCATGTCTCTACCGCCGCAACCTCCTCAAcgaccatcttcttcttcggcgTCTGTGTTGACTCAGCATCATCATAACTTGTTGCCGATGATGGCTATTCCAACTGGACAATTGTaccagcaacagcagcagcagcagcaacagatcTTTGAGGCTCAGCAGTTAGCAGCGGTTGCGAGGGAGCAACAGAATGAGATGTTTAGAGCttatggaggaggaggaggaggaagtagTAGTCCACACCATCAAAACCAAGCTCAAGTTGAGATTTTGAGGTTTAATAATGGTTTTGACTCTATACCGACCGGTTCAGTAACTGTTACTGGGTTTAATCAATTAAGCTCCGGTGGTACAGCCGTAACCGGAATGTCTCTTGGAGGTAACTTTGTTGATGATAGTCCTTCGACGAATAATAATTACCATACGGATCAGCagttacatcatcatcatcatcatcaacatcaacaacagcaaCATCATGAGGCTCAACTATTCATACCTACACAATCTTCTCAGCCGCTACCGCTTCAAACGCAGGAGACGCAAACGCAGACGCAACCAAATTCAGAGAGCGAGGAGGGTAGAAGGAGTGTCATTGGTTAA
- the LOC104745257 gene encoding serine/threonine-protein kinase SRK2I-like: MDRAPVTTTTTTAGGPIDMPIMHDSDRYDFVKDIGSGNFGVARLMRDKLTKELVAVKYIERGDKIDENVQREIINHRSLRHPNIVRFKEVILTPTHLAIIMEYASGGELYERICNAGRFSEDEARFFFQQLISGVSYCHAMQICHRDLKLENTLLDGSPAPRLKICDFGYSKSSVLHSQPKSTVGTPAYIAPEVLLRQEYDGKIADVWSCGVTLYVMLVGAYPFEDPDEPRDYRKTIQRILSVKYSIPDDIRISPECCHLISRIFVADPATRISIPEIKTHDWFLKNLPADLMDESNIGSQFQEPEQPMQSLDTIMQIISEATIPAVRNRCLDEFMTDNLDLDDDMDDFDSESEIDIDSSGEIVYAL; encoded by the exons ATGGATCGAGCTCCGgtgaccaccaccaccaccacggcAGGAGGACCTATTGATATGCCGATTATGCACGATAGTGATCGTTATGACTTCGTTAAGGATATTGGCTCTGGTAACTTCGGTGTTGCTCGCCTTATGAGAGATAAACTCACTAAGGAGCTTGTTGCTGTTAAGTACATCGAGCGAGGAGACAAG AttgatgaaaatgttcaaaGGGAGATCATTAACCACAGGTCATTAAGGCATCCTAATATTGTTAGATTTAAAGAG GTCATTTTGACGCCGACTCATCTGGCTATCATAATGGAATATGCTTCTGGAGGCGAGCTTTACGAGCGGATTTGCAATGCAGGACGGTTTAGTGAGGATGAG GCTCGCTTCTTCTTTCAGCAGCTTATATCTGGAGTCAGTTATTGTCATGCCATG CAAATTTGCCATCGAGACCTGAAGCTGGAGAATACATTGTTGGATGGCAGTCCTGCTCCTCGCttaaaaatttgtgattttggatATTCTAAG TCTTCTGTTCTTCATTCACAACCAAAGTCAACTGTCGGTACTCCTGCATACATTGCTCCAGAGGTACTGCTTCGTCAGGAATATGATGGCAAG ATTGCAGATGTATGGTCATGCGGTGTAACCTTATACGTCATGTTGGTTGGAGCTTATCCCTTCGAAGATCCAGACGAGCCAAGAGACTATCGCAAAACAATACAG AGAATCCTTAGTGTTAAATACTCAATCCCTGACGACATACGGATCTCACCTGAATGCTGTCATCTAATCTCAAGAATCTTCGTGGCTGATCCCGCTACC AGGATTAGCATTCCAGAGATCAAGACTCATGATTGGTTTTTGAAGAACCTCCCAGCTGATCTAATGGACGAGAGCAACATAGGAAGCCAGTTTCAGGAGCCTGAACAACCAATGCAAAGCCTTGACACAATCATGCAAATCATCTCTGAAGCCACAATACCCGCTGTTCGAAACCGTTGCCTTGACGAGTTCATGACTGACAATCTTGATCTTGACGATGACATGGACGACTTTGATTCTGAATCTGAAATCGATATTGACAGTAGCGGAGAGATAGTTTACGCTCTCTaa